A DNA window from Coffea eugenioides isolate CCC68of unplaced genomic scaffold, Ceug_1.0 ScVebR1_202;HRSCAF=824, whole genome shotgun sequence contains the following coding sequences:
- the LOC113756170 gene encoding uncharacterized protein LOC113756170: protein MVDLLAQMVDQQGQGHGNNVGNPKNNSGNHEGVDRALERFQKFAPPKFIGGSSPDVAEGWIDRMMDIFAALGYPEERQTPWTWVNFIREFNEKYLPSIIQERREDEFIRLRQGPLSVAEYETQFIKLSRFAPELVLTDRKRIRRFVQGLNVEIQEALAAAQLDTFSQTLEKAQRIETARSQVKAFRDQKRTPSDTYTYTGGQSPRNEPPNKRSKEADGTRPVGTPNQGTKGRSSRKRAPKWCHTWGINVRNQKNM from the exons ATGGTAGATTTGCTGGCACAAATGGTAGACCAACAGGGTCAGGGTCATGGGAATAATGTCGGAAACCCTAAAAATAATTCGGGCAATCACGAGGGAgtggaccgtgccttagaacggttccaaaaatttgcacccCCGAAATTCATAGGTGGATCTAGCCCTGACGTAGCTGAGGGATGGATAGACCGCATGATGGATATATTCGCTGCGCTCGGGTATCCAGAGGAACGGCAG ACCCCCTGGACTTGGGTCAATTTCATCCGtgagtttaacgagaagtatTTGCCATCGATTATTCAAGAAAGACgggaagatgaatttatccgcctgcgtcaagggCCGTTAAGTGTGGCAGAGTACGAGACACAATTTATcaaactctctcgttttgctccaGAGTTAGTGCTAACAGACCGAAAGAGAATTCGTCGATTTGTCCAAGGGTTAAACGTGGAAATACAAGAGGCACTGGCGGCTGCCCAGTTGGATACATTCAGCCAGACCCTGGAAAAGGCACAGCGAATAGAGACGGCAAGGAGTCAGGTGAAAGCTTTCCGTGACCAGAAAAGAACACCATCTGACACCTATACCTACACTGGTGGGCAAAGCCCGAGAAACGAGCCACCTAATAAGAGGAGTAAGGAAGCCGATGGTACACGACCAGTGGGGACTCCGAATCAAGGTACAAAGGGAAGATCAAGCAGGAAAAGGGCCCCAAAGTGGTGTCACACATGGGGAATCAATGTTCGGAACCAAAAGAATATGTGA